TTAACCGTTAATTATAATACCGCTGAAAAAATTGGATTACCACTTAAATATAGTTTAATAGCAAGCACAAGTTTTGTTGGTAACCCTAAAGAAATTGTAGCAGATAAAACATATACGCTTGTTAGCGTAATGCAAGAAGCTATTACTGAAAACTTAGAACTTCAGACTATTGATAAAGATATTAGCTTAACTAAAAAAGATTTAGAGTTAGCAAAAAGCGATTATTTACCAAATATTACAGCTGGTGTCACAGGAACTTATGTTGATCCGCAATTGGCTGAAGTTAGCAATGGTCAAAGCCCTGAGATAACAACTTCTGGAAATATAACCCTACAACAAACCATATTTTCTGAAGCGGCTAATGCGAATATTAGTATACAAAAATCTCTGAGAGATGCACAGCAAGAAAACTATAATAGTGAAGCTCTAAATACTGTTTTTAATACGGCTACAGCCTATTTTACAGCATTAATTCTTAAGGCGAACTTGTCTATTCAAAATCAGAATTTAGAACTTACTAAGTATAACCTAAAGATAGCTACTGAAAATTATGAAGCTGGTCAAGCTGGTAAATCTGATGTATTACGTTTTAAATCGGAAATGGCTCAAAATACACAGCAAATGGTTGAGGCCATAAATAAATTAGAACAAGGTTATTATGTATTGAATCAATTATTAAACAATCCTATTGATACTAAAATAGATGTTGAAGAAGCAGAATTAAAAAAAGGAGTTTTTAGTAATTATAATTATGAACAATTAGGACAATTTTTAGATGACCCAACTTTAAGATTTCCTTTTATAAAATTCTTAGTTCAAGAGGCGATTAACAATGCACCAGAGTTAAAGGCTTTAGATTATAATGTAAAAGCCACGGAAAGAAGTGAGCGGTTATATGGAGCTGGTCGCTTTCTACCAACATTTGCGTTACAAGGTCAATACAATTATGAATTTTCAAGATCCGGGACTGGCTCAAGTTTTCCTTCGGGATTCCCTGTTATACCAGACGGGTATTATACTGTAGGATTAAATGTTTCCTTACCGATATTCAATCAGAATAGACAAAATATTAACAAACAAATAGCTACATTACAAAAAGAGCAGCTAGAAATCTCTAGAGATAACATAACTCTAAATATCGAAAAGAATATAAATGATGCCGTCTTACAGTTGATTAATCAGATTTCAAATATTCAGTTATCAAAAGTTTTTGAAGATACTGCTAAGGAGGCTTTAGACCTAACCCAAACATCTTATGCTAATGGAGCGGTGAATATTGTTCAGCTTTTAGATGCTCAGAATAATTATTTGCAAGCGCAGCTTGCAAGTGCTAATGCCACATATAATTACTTACAAAGTTCTATGCAATTAGAGCGCTCGTTGGGTCTGTTCTTTTTATTACAAGATGAAAGTGAAAGAACCGCTTTTATTCAACGCTTTTTAAAATTTACTCAAAATAACGATTAACAACAAACACAATTATGATAAAACTATCAAATCAAATTTTTAAAATCAGCTGTTCACTCGCAGTACTTTTTATGATGAGTTGTGGTGAAAAAGAAGTTAAAGAAGAAGTGATTTTAAGACCTGTTAAATATAGTGAAGTTACTTATTTAGGTGGTGAAAAAGCAAGACAATTTAGCGGAACTGCAAAAACAGAGAAAATTGTAAATCTCAGTTTTAGAAGTAGTGGAATTATAACAAAGCTAGATATGAATTTAGGGCAAAAAGTAAAAAAAGGTACTCTTCTGGGAACTTTAGATAATGTAGCTGCAAGGCTAAATTATGAATCAGCTATAGAATCAAAAAATAGCACTGAGTCTCAAATGAATACTGCTAAACTTGCGTTAAACCGTATGAGAACATTGTATGAAAAGGGTAGTTCCTCATTAAGTGATTATGAAGCAGCAAAGAATTCTTACAGAACTGCCTTAGCAAGTTTTGAATCTTCTAAACGGAGTGTTGCTATTCAACAAGATCAAATACGATTTGGGTATCTATATGCGCCAGAGGATGGTGTTATAGCTTCTGTTACTTCAGAAGTTGATGAAAACGTTTCTCCTGGGCAAGTAGTTGGCGTACTAAATGCTGGTACAGCAATAGAAATTAGTTTAGGTCTGCCAGAGTCAGTTATTAATGCTGTAAAAAAAGATATGGAAGTTAAAGTATCATTTACAGCAATAGAAGGGGAAACATTTAATGCCGTTATTACTGAAGTAGCACCAGCCTTAAATGCCAATACTTCTACATATCCAATCACCGTAATGGTAACTGATAGTAATGAACGTATCAAAAGTGGTATGGCAGCTAATGTCCTATTTGAATTTGTATATGAAGACATGGCAAAAAATATTATCGTTGTACCTGCAAATGCGGTTGGCGAAGATGGTAATGGAAGATTTGTTTTCTTAGTTGAAGGTGAGCAAAATAAGGCAACTGTAAAAAAACAATCAATTACTATAGGAAATCTAACATCAGAAGGATTTGAAGTTAAAACGGGATTAAAAGCCGGTCAAAAGATAGCTACAGCTGGTTTACAAACTTTACTAGATGGACAAGACGTAAAACTAAACTAATCTTAGATGAACTTAACAGCCTTTTCCATTAATAGAAACCGTATTACCTTTACGGTTCTTACCACCATATTAATCTTAGGTATGGTTTTCTATCAATCTTTATCAAGAGATAGTATGCCTCCTTACACTGTTAGAGTAGCAACTGTAGTATCTTCATTTCCTGGCTCAAGTCCTGAGCGTGTAGAACAATTGGTAACTGATAAAGTTGAAAAAATAGTTCAAGAACTGCCAGAATTAAAAGAAGTCAGTAGTACATCTAGGTCTGGTCTATCTGTTGTTACTGTTGAATTAAAAGATCAAGTTAAACCAGAAGATCTTCAAGCTGTTTGGGACAGGTTAAGAAGAAAGTTAACTCAGATTCAAGGTTTACCATCAGGTGTTAATCCAAACTTAAATGATGATGGTATTGGTGAAGTTTTTGGAATTGCTGTCGGATTAGTAATAGACGGTTTTTCTTATGCAGAAGCTAAGGACTATGTTGACGATATTAAAGATGATTTTATAAAATTAGATTTAGCGGCAAAAGTAGAGGTTGGAGGTGTACAAGATGAACGTGTTTTTATTGAATTTGACAATGCTAGATTAAAAGAATATGGGTTAACTGCTTCTAAATTGCAAAGCATTATAAGTTCTACAAATATATTAAGTTCTGGAGGGCAAATTAATCTCGGTGATGAACGTATTATTTTAGAACCATCGGGAAATTTCAACTCTGTAAAAGATATTGAGCAAACTTTAATTCCTGTTGGTGATGGCTCTCAATTAGTATATCTAGGTGACATCACAACAATTAAACAAGATTATATAGATCCGCCAAGCCAATTAGTTACTGTTAATGGACAGAAGGCTATTTCAATGCATATTAATCTTAAAGAGGATGCCAATATTATACAATTAGGTGCAGACTTAGATGTCGTTATTAAAGAATGGGAAAATAATCTACCTGTAGGATTAGAGTTAAAGCGTCTGTCTTCTTTAGACACTTATATAGACAATAAGATTAGTGATTTTATTATCAATTTAATTCAATCTATAAGTATCGTGCTTATTGTAATGCTTGTATTCTTAGGATTTAGAACTGGTGGTATTATTGCAAGTTTAATACCTATGGTAACCATAATGACGCTAATGCTAATGGGTGTTATTGATATGGGATTAAATCAAGTGACTCTGGCTGCATTAATTATGGCTTTGGGTATGATGGTAGATAATGCAATAGTTGTTGCCGAAACGATTTTGGTAAAGATGGAAAATGGGATTGATGCTAAGAAAGCGGCTATTGATGCTTGTAGTGAATTGTTTACACCTTTACTAATTTCTACGCTTACGACTTCAGCAGCATTCCTAGCATTTTACATGGCAGAATCTACTATGGGTGATATTGTAGGGCCAATATTTGTCGTAATTTCTTTAGCACTACTTTCATCTTGGATTTTGGCTTTAACAGTAATTACACTATTATGTTATCTCTTCCTTAAAGTAATTCCAAAGTCAGAAAAGAAAGTAAGCTTTATTGATAAAATCATTAACAAACTAAAACTTTACTATAAAGACTTAATATTAATAGCATTATCATACAAAAGGTTGGTTCTCTTCGGAATTATTGCTGCTTTCTTTTTATCACTTTTAGGCTTCGGGAAAATTGCATTTGTATTTTTTCCAGATAGTGATAGAAATATGATTACTGTAGATATTAATTTACCTCAAGGAACAAGAATCGAAGCTACAGAGCAAGTTGTAAAAGATATTGAAAACTTCATGAAAACCAACCTATTAGTCAATGACAGTAAGCCTAATGGAGTTATAGATTGGTCAGCCTACGTTGGTAAGGGTCCAGAATCTTATGATTTAGGGTATTCTACAGATGAACCAGACGCGAGTTATGCCCACATATTAATAAACACCTCTGATTTTATTTACAACAATGATCTAGTTGAAAAATTGGACAAGCACTGTTTCAACAATTTTCCTAATGCAGATATTAAAGTAGGTCTATTAGGATCTGGAGGCGGTGGCATTCCTATTGAAATTAAGATCTCTGGTGATAATCCAGATATACTTGCTGAACTATCAGAACAAACCAAACAAAAATTAAAAACAGTTTCAGGAACCAAAAATATTAAAGACGATTGGGGACCAAAAACGAAAAAATTTGTAGTTAATATTGACCAAAACAAAGCCCAGTTGGCTGGTATTACAAGTGCTGATATAGCGACATCATTACAAACGGTTTTAGATGGCTTTCAAACTGGAGAATATCGCGAAGACAATAAATCAATTCCCATTTTAATGAGAAGTAATGAAAGCCAACAACAGACATTAGCCTCCATTGAGACGTTAAATATTTTTGCCCAGAACTCCGGTAAAAGTGTGCCTTTATTACAAGTTGCATCTATTGATCCACAATGGCAATATGCTAAGATTAAGCGTTTAGATATTGATAGAACAATAAATGTAAGTAGTGAGTTAAATGCAACTGGAAATGCTTCTTCGATAATGAAAATAATGACACCATACATGGAGAAAACCTCTGCAAATTGGCCAGAAGGTTATACTTATAAATTTGGTGGTGATGCTGAAAATACTGCAGAAAATATGGGAGCTGTAATTAGTTATTTACCTTTATCTGGCTTTATAATTCTTCTTCTTTTAATTATTATGTTCAATTCGATTAGAAAAACGATTATGGTAGCTGCAACTATCCCATTAGGTATCATTGGAGTTGTAATTGGTTTACTAATTTTTCAGGAACCATTTGGATTTATGCCATTTTTAGGTGTAATATCTTTGGCAGGAATTGTAATTAATAATGCAATTGTACTGATAGATAGAATTCAAATTGAGGAAAGTGAAATTAAACGTCCAATACAGGATGCAATTATAGCTGCTTGCTTACAACGATTTAGACCAATTTTGTTGGCAACATTTACAACCGTTTTAGGGTTAATCCCATTGTATTTAAGTGGTGGTGAAATGTGGGAAGGTATGGCAGTAAGTATTATGATTGGGCTATTATTTGGTACTGTAATCACCTTATTATTTATACCTTCATTCTATAGTATATTATTTAAAGTAAATTATAAAGATTATGAGTTTAATGAATCTATACTTGATGATTAATTTAATATAATGCTAGATAAGTTTTACTCATATCGATTTGAATTATTTTTATTTACTCAATTAATAATACTTTTCGGATCTTTATTTATTCCTATTGATTTATTTGAAAATTGGATAATGCCTCTTTTCTTACTAATTAATATCGCTTCTGGAATTATTTTACTTTCTAAAAAAAGATTGGTCTCTAAATTGTTGGTTATTTTTCTGGCTATTTCAACAACTTTTGTAGTGTTTACATTCTTTGATTCAACTTTGAATGAAAATTACAACTACATTAAACTTGCGTCATACTTCATTTTTTATGGATTCGTAACTATTGAAATTGTTAAACAAGTTTGGAATGCTAAAGATGTTGGTAAAAATGTCATTCTAGGCCTTATAAGCGGTTATATTTCCTTGGGTTTATTATCATTTTTTTTGTGCCTGACTATCGAAATTATTTACCCAAATTCATTTTCAGGAATTACAACACACGCTATAAATATAGGGCCTTCAGAAATGTCAGATAGTCTTATGTATTATAGTTACATTACATTAATGACTATTGGATATGGAGATATTCTTCCTATTACACCAATTGCTCAAAAAGCTGCGATATTTATTGGCTTAATTGGCCAATTTTATCTTGTTGTTTTAACTGCTATAGTTGTCGGAAAATATATTAATCAATCTTCTAAAAATTAATTTCAACTACGTAATTAAATGTTTCACTAGTCTTTTTGGACACTTTAGTAGTTAAATAAGAATCAGTCACAAATATATTGTACTTTTAAACTATAATTTAAAAGATAAATAATCATGAAAACCATTAAATCGATTATACATTTCTTTTAGTAAATGTTCTTGATGGTCAGGATGTGCAATCTCAATTAATGCCTTTGCACGTTGTTTCAAGCTTTTCCCAAAAAGATTTACCACACCATATTCTGTAGCTATATAGTGTACGTGTGCTCTTGTAGTAGTCACACCTGCTCCTGTTTTTAGAAATGGTACAATTTTAGTATCGCCACGTTTTGTTATTGACGGCATTGCAATGATAGCCTTACCACCTTTAGATAAAGATGCACCTCTAATAAAATCCATTTGACCACCGACACCAGAATATTGGTAAGCTCCGATAGTATCTGCACAAACTTGACCTGTAAAATCGATTTCAATAGCACTATTAATTGCCGTGACTTTAGGGTTCAATTTTATTATTGATGTATCATTGGTATAAGATGCCTCTTTAAAATCTACAGCTGGATTATCATCAACAAAATCGTAGAGTTTTTGAGAACCTACAGCAAAAGTAGTTAAGATTTTTCCTGGCTTTACTTTTTTGTCTTCACCTGTAATAATGCCTTTTTCTATTAAAGGTAATACCCCATCAGAAAACATCTCGGTGTGTATCCCTAAGCGCTTATGATTGGTCAAATTATTTAATACCGCATTAGGAATATTACCAATTCCCATTTGTAAAGTTGCACCATCTTCGACCAAAGCAGCCACGTGTTTTCCTATTTGCACTTCTATATCTGAAGGTGCAGAAACTATAGATTGATGTATTGGTGAGTCTACCTCAACAGCATAATTAATATGACTGATATGAATAATACCATCACCATGAGTTCTTGGTACTTTTGGGTTAACCATAGCAACAACAGTTTTTGCTGTTTCAATTGCTGGCAAAGTCACGTCTACTGATACACCTAAAGAACAATAACCGTGCTTATCTGGTGGTGAAACTTGAATAAAAGCTACGTCTATTGGTAATATATTACGTCTGAATAACAAATTAATTTCACTTAAGAAAACCGGAATATAATCGCCATTATTGGTATTAACACCTTTTCTAACATTTCCACCAACAAAACAAGTAGATAAACTAAAAGCTTTGCTGTAAGGTGCTTCTAAATACTTTGCTTCTCCGTCTGTATGAATTTGAATGATATCTATGTCACTTAACTCTTCATAGCGCTCACATAAGGCGTCAATTAAAAGATTTGGTGTCATTGCTGCACCTTGAAAGAATACTCTGTTTCCAGATTTAACAACTGATACTGCTGTTTGTAAATCGACTATCTTTAAGTTACTCATAACTAATGTTTTATTTATTAAAATTTAATAAGGCCAAATTAAAGGCACTAACACCATAGCCATTGCAAAAAACAACAACAGTAATGGTGACCCAACTTTTACATAATCCATAAACTTATAATCACCAGCAGACATGACCATTGCATTTGTAGTCGTTCCAACTGGTGTTAAAAAAGCTGTTGATGCTGCAATTGCAACAACAATCATAAATGGTTCTGGCGAAATATTTAATGTAGTAGCTGCTAAAATAGCTATGGGTGCCATCAAAACAGCCGTAGCAGAATTGTTAATCGCCTGACTAAATCCAGTAGTCAATAAAAAAATTCCACCAAGTAAAATCGTTGGATGTATATTTCCTAAACTTGTAACCAGGCTATTTGCCGCAAGCTCTGCAACACCTGTTTTTTGAAGTGCTAATCCCATTGGAATCATAGCTGCAATCATTACAACACTTATCCAACTAATACCTTTATAAGCCTTAGAAATTGGCACACAACCTGTTAATAAAATGACACCTGCAGAAATCATAGCAGCTATGGCTCCTGGCACAACTTTAAAAACTAAAAGAGCTATCATTAACAACAACATTGCCAAGGCTATATACGATTTATAAGTCAACTTATTAACGTCCTTTGCCATACTTTCTGGACTTCCAGAAATCACTAGATTTTTATACACACTTTTTAAATGCTCAATACGCTGCCAAGTACCTCTAATGATAAAAGCATCACCTGCTTTTACCGCAATATTTTTATCCTTTAGTGGTTTATTATTTCTTGAAGCAGCAACAAGTTGAATACCTGCTTGTTTTAAATACAACCCCATTGGTATATTATGTCCTAGAAACATGGAGTTAGGTGTAATAATCATCTCTGCCAAACCAACTTCTTGATTTATAAATTCTTCCTTTAAATCCTCGTTGCTGTTTTTGAAAGGAATAACATTCAGCTTAAATTTTAGAATTAATTTATCTACATCTTCTGTTTTTCCTTTTACAGTAATTATATCGTGATATTGCAATATGGTATCTGGCGTAGGGAACTCGACGTAAGGCTTCACGCCTTTTACAATATTTGGAAATCGTCTTCGTAGTCTAATTATTGATACATTATACTTATTATCAAAATCCCAATCGCCGATAGCGGTGTTGAGTAATGGCGACATAGACCTCACACGAAGACGGTAAATGTTTTCGCCTATACTATAGTTCTCTATCCACTCATGCATTTCTGAATCAATATTAATAGGCTGGTTTTCGGATGTGTTTTTTGGCAATAATTTATAACCTAAAAACCTGAAATATAAGATTGAAATTATAAGTAGTGGAAATCCAATAAGAGTGAATTCAAAAAATGAAAAAGCTTCAAAACCGTTTTCGATTAATGCATTACTTGCAATAATATTTGGTGGTGTGCCTGTTAACGTCAATAGGCCTCCAGTATTTGATCCAAAGGCAACTGGCATTAATAATTTTGAAGGTACTGTACCCATTTTAAAAGCTGAAGAAACTGTAACAGGTAATAATGTTGCAACAGTACCTGTATTACTTACAAAACCTGATAAAATTCCTGAACCAAAAGTGACTAAAACCAGTAACTTAGGGATACTTTTTTCTGCCCACTTTACAAATCTTTGACCAGCCAAAGCTGTCCAACCTGTTTGAGATAATCCTTCTCCAATAATAAAGAGAGAGGCAATCATTATAACTGTCGGATTACTAAAACCACTTAGCGTTTCGTTTAAATCCAATATGCCAAATAAAAACAAACTAAGCATTGAGACTAAAGCAACAATATCTGGCGTGAATTTTCCCCAAACGAATAAAGCGATAGTTATGGTTAAAATAATGAGAAGTGTGGTCATTAATATATTCTATTTTGAAGTTTTTTCTTCTAAAATAAGCTAAAACAAAATTACTATCAGAAAACTCAAAAGATAATGACTTATGTCATAATTTTATAATTATTATAAAGTTTTGAGTTCATATAAAAAGGCTTGCCAATGGCAAGCCTTTTTATATTTAGAGGATAACTATTAGTTATTTATAATCTTCTCTTGATGATTAATTGATTCTTGGTGAATGGCTTTAAATACACGAAGAATAAACTCTTCGCTTAAACTTTTCTCTTCACCTTGAAGAATCATCTTACCCAAAATTTCGTTCCAACGTTTAGATTGTAATACAGCTACATTATGGTCTTTTTTGAGTTGACCGATAGCATCGGCAATATTCATTCGCTTACCAAGCATCTCAATGAGTTGGTGATCCACAACATCAATCTGAGTTCTTAGAGTATTAATCTTATTTTTGAATTCAGCGGCTTCTCCTACCTCTTTACGGATACGTAAATCTTCAGTATACTTTGTTAGAGTATCTGGTGTAATTTGTTGTGCAGCATCACTCCACGCTTTGTCTGGATTATGATGTGTCTCTATCATTAAGCCATCGTAGTTTAAATCTAATGCTGTTTGACTTAGCTCAAAAATAATATCACGACGTCCAGCAATGTGCGATGGATCTAGGATTATTGGTAAATCTGGAAACCGATCCTGTAAATCTACAGCTATCTGCCACTCTGGATTATTTCTATATCTCGTTTTTTCATATGTAGAAAACCCTCTATGAATTACTCCCAAATTCTTTACATCGGCAGTATAAAAGCGCTCTACAGCTCCTAACCATAAGGCTAAATCTGGGTTTACAGGATTCTTGATTAA
This DNA window, taken from Winogradskyella sp. PC-19, encodes the following:
- a CDS encoding TolC family protein — protein: MRYILSFFLSFFITTLTFSQDKTFKIGFLLDKNSVEINELLKELSDEISAVVGEDAVLEFPEVSKLVNNFDSSTALNNYNVLVKNNTDIIIAFGVVNNAVISKIGTYQKPTIVFGALSEELLTDESLVSNITNYTSIVTSQSYIEDIKLLQKLASPKTIGVVVEKAFIDNLPIASTFNDISKDLNIEIKLIPFDSLSDITSNLDNIDAVYLAGGFYLSDSEMQELANVLIEKRLPSFTSNPVKDVINGILATSHDQSELNQFFRRIALTVESILNGNALSTLSTKLESKSTLTVNYNTAEKIGLPLKYSLIASTSFVGNPKEIVADKTYTLVSVMQEAITENLELQTIDKDISLTKKDLELAKSDYLPNITAGVTGTYVDPQLAEVSNGQSPEITTSGNITLQQTIFSEAANANISIQKSLRDAQQENYNSEALNTVFNTATAYFTALILKANLSIQNQNLELTKYNLKIATENYEAGQAGKSDVLRFKSEMAQNTQQMVEAINKLEQGYYVLNQLLNNPIDTKIDVEEAELKKGVFSNYNYEQLGQFLDDPTLRFPFIKFLVQEAINNAPELKALDYNVKATERSERLYGAGRFLPTFALQGQYNYEFSRSGTGSSFPSGFPVIPDGYYTVGLNVSLPIFNQNRQNINKQIATLQKEQLEISRDNITLNIEKNINDAVLQLINQISNIQLSKVFEDTAKEALDLTQTSYANGAVNIVQLLDAQNNYLQAQLASANATYNYLQSSMQLERSLGLFFLLQDESERTAFIQRFLKFTQNND
- a CDS encoding efflux RND transporter periplasmic adaptor subunit, giving the protein MIKLSNQIFKISCSLAVLFMMSCGEKEVKEEVILRPVKYSEVTYLGGEKARQFSGTAKTEKIVNLSFRSSGIITKLDMNLGQKVKKGTLLGTLDNVAARLNYESAIESKNSTESQMNTAKLALNRMRTLYEKGSSSLSDYEAAKNSYRTALASFESSKRSVAIQQDQIRFGYLYAPEDGVIASVTSEVDENVSPGQVVGVLNAGTAIEISLGLPESVINAVKKDMEVKVSFTAIEGETFNAVITEVAPALNANTSTYPITVMVTDSNERIKSGMAANVLFEFVYEDMAKNIIVVPANAVGEDGNGRFVFLVEGEQNKATVKKQSITIGNLTSEGFEVKTGLKAGQKIATAGLQTLLDGQDVKLN
- a CDS encoding efflux RND transporter permease subunit, with the protein product MNLTAFSINRNRITFTVLTTILILGMVFYQSLSRDSMPPYTVRVATVVSSFPGSSPERVEQLVTDKVEKIVQELPELKEVSSTSRSGLSVVTVELKDQVKPEDLQAVWDRLRRKLTQIQGLPSGVNPNLNDDGIGEVFGIAVGLVIDGFSYAEAKDYVDDIKDDFIKLDLAAKVEVGGVQDERVFIEFDNARLKEYGLTASKLQSIISSTNILSSGGQINLGDERIILEPSGNFNSVKDIEQTLIPVGDGSQLVYLGDITTIKQDYIDPPSQLVTVNGQKAISMHINLKEDANIIQLGADLDVVIKEWENNLPVGLELKRLSSLDTYIDNKISDFIINLIQSISIVLIVMLVFLGFRTGGIIASLIPMVTIMTLMLMGVIDMGLNQVTLAALIMALGMMVDNAIVVAETILVKMENGIDAKKAAIDACSELFTPLLISTLTTSAAFLAFYMAESTMGDIVGPIFVVISLALLSSWILALTVITLLCYLFLKVIPKSEKKVSFIDKIINKLKLYYKDLILIALSYKRLVLFGIIAAFFLSLLGFGKIAFVFFPDSDRNMITVDINLPQGTRIEATEQVVKDIENFMKTNLLVNDSKPNGVIDWSAYVGKGPESYDLGYSTDEPDASYAHILINTSDFIYNNDLVEKLDKHCFNNFPNADIKVGLLGSGGGGIPIEIKISGDNPDILAELSEQTKQKLKTVSGTKNIKDDWGPKTKKFVVNIDQNKAQLAGITSADIATSLQTVLDGFQTGEYREDNKSIPILMRSNESQQQTLASIETLNIFAQNSGKSVPLLQVASIDPQWQYAKIKRLDIDRTINVSSELNATGNASSIMKIMTPYMEKTSANWPEGYTYKFGGDAENTAENMGAVISYLPLSGFIILLLLIIMFNSIRKTIMVAATIPLGIIGVVIGLLIFQEPFGFMPFLGVISLAGIVINNAIVLIDRIQIEESEIKRPIQDAIIAACLQRFRPILLATFTTVLGLIPLYLSGGEMWEGMAVSIMIGLLFGTVITLLFIPSFYSILFKVNYKDYEFNESILDD
- a CDS encoding ion channel, whose amino-acid sequence is MLDKFYSYRFELFLFTQLIILFGSLFIPIDLFENWIMPLFLLINIASGIILLSKKRLVSKLLVIFLAISTTFVVFTFFDSTLNENYNYIKLASYFIFYGFVTIEIVKQVWNAKDVGKNVILGLISGYISLGLLSFFLCLTIEIIYPNSFSGITTHAINIGPSEMSDSLMYYSYITLMTIGYGDILPITPIAQKAAIFIGLIGQFYLVVLTAIVVGKYINQSSKN
- a CDS encoding acetyl-CoA hydrolase/transferase family protein, which codes for MSNLKIVDLQTAVSVVKSGNRVFFQGAAMTPNLLIDALCERYEELSDIDIIQIHTDGEAKYLEAPYSKAFSLSTCFVGGNVRKGVNTNNGDYIPVFLSEINLLFRRNILPIDVAFIQVSPPDKHGYCSLGVSVDVTLPAIETAKTVVAMVNPKVPRTHGDGIIHISHINYAVEVDSPIHQSIVSAPSDIEVQIGKHVAALVEDGATLQMGIGNIPNAVLNNLTNHKRLGIHTEMFSDGVLPLIEKGIITGEDKKVKPGKILTTFAVGSQKLYDFVDDNPAVDFKEASYTNDTSIIKLNPKVTAINSAIEIDFTGQVCADTIGAYQYSGVGGQMDFIRGASLSKGGKAIIAMPSITKRGDTKIVPFLKTGAGVTTTRAHVHYIATEYGVVNLFGKSLKQRAKALIEIAHPDHQEHLLKEMYNRFNGFHDYLSFKL
- a CDS encoding SLC13 family permease yields the protein MTTLLIILTITIALFVWGKFTPDIVALVSMLSLFLFGILDLNETLSGFSNPTVIMIASLFIIGEGLSQTGWTALAGQRFVKWAEKSIPKLLVLVTFGSGILSGFVSNTGTVATLLPVTVSSAFKMGTVPSKLLMPVAFGSNTGGLLTLTGTPPNIIASNALIENGFEAFSFFEFTLIGFPLLIISILYFRFLGYKLLPKNTSENQPINIDSEMHEWIENYSIGENIYRLRVRSMSPLLNTAIGDWDFDNKYNVSIIRLRRRFPNIVKGVKPYVEFPTPDTILQYHDIITVKGKTEDVDKLILKFKLNVIPFKNSNEDLKEEFINQEVGLAEMIITPNSMFLGHNIPMGLYLKQAGIQLVAASRNNKPLKDKNIAVKAGDAFIIRGTWQRIEHLKSVYKNLVISGSPESMAKDVNKLTYKSYIALAMLLLMIALLVFKVVPGAIAAMISAGVILLTGCVPISKAYKGISWISVVMIAAMIPMGLALQKTGVAELAANSLVTSLGNIHPTILLGGIFLLTTGFSQAINNSATAVLMAPIAILAATTLNISPEPFMIVVAIAASTAFLTPVGTTTNAMVMSAGDYKFMDYVKVGSPLLLLFFAMAMVLVPLIWPY
- a CDS encoding bifunctional 3-deoxy-7-phosphoheptulonate synthase/chorismate mutase type II, which encodes MENKKELRNWLDAFGLDHPLVIAGPCSAETEEQVLKIAHQLKDSDATVFRAGIWKPRTRPGNFEGVGALGLKWMQRAKEETGLLTTTEVANANHVDLALKHDIDILWIGARTTVSPFIVQDIADALKGTDKTVLIKNPVNPDLALWLGAVERFYTADVKNLGVIHRGFSTYEKTRYRNNPEWQIAVDLQDRFPDLPIILDPSHIAGRRDIIFELSQTALDLNYDGLMIETHHNPDKAWSDAAQQITPDTLTKYTEDLRIRKEVGEAAEFKNKINTLRTQIDVVDHQLIEMLGKRMNIADAIGQLKKDHNVAVLQSKRWNEILGKMILQGEEKSLSEEFILRVFKAIHQESINHQEKIINN